The following proteins are encoded in a genomic region of Ornithodoros turicata isolate Travis chromosome 6, ASM3712646v1, whole genome shotgun sequence:
- the LOC135397036 gene encoding protein max-like isoform X3: protein MTILSIFRFFGVVVQCGPIVQADKRAHHNALERRRRDHIKYSFSSLRDAVPSLQGEKYSAGGRSVKRVDGSARAQASRAQILKKAADYIQTMRRKNTAHLQDIEDLKQQNKLLEEQIRSLEKTKMSGGSYSSGSVLDTMNMKGDSISAFDGGSGSESSEDTDNSSRSSRKKLKSSPGSTPLHS from the exons ATGACCATTCTTTCCATTTTTCGCTTTTTTGGCGTTGTGGTGCAGTGTGGTCCGATTGTGCAG GCAGACAAGCGAGCACACCACAATGCACTGGAACGGCGGCGTAGAGACCACATCAAGTACAGCTTCAGCAGTCTACGGGATGCTGTACCATCCTTGCAGGGCGAGAAG TACTCTGCTGGGGGCCGCAGTGTGAAGAGGGTTGATGGATCAGCACGTGCGCAGGCCTCCCGCGCCCAGATCCTCAAGAAGGCGGCCGACTACATCCAGACCATGCGCCGGAAGAACACTGCACACCTGCAGGACATTGAAGACCTCAAGCAACAGAACAAGCTTCTTGAAGAGCAGA TCCGATCGTTGGAGAAGACCAAGATGTCAGGTGGCAGCTACTCATCTGGGTCGGTCCTAGACACAATGAACATGAAGGGAGACTCCATCTCCGCGTTCGACGGAGGCTCCGGCTCCGAAAGCTCGGAAGACACCGACAATTCCTCCCGTAGCAGCCGTAAGAAGCTCAAATCCAGCCCTGGGTCCACACCCCTACATTCATAG
- the LOC135397036 gene encoding protein max-like isoform X5, which yields MSDEERDVDIESDADKRAHHNALERRRRDHIKYSFSSLRDAVPSLQGEKASRAQILKKAADYIQTMRRKNTAHLQDIEDLKQQNKLLEEQIRSLEKTKMSGGSYSSGSVLDTMNMKGDSISAFDGGSGSESSEDTDNSSRSSRKKLKSSPGSTPLHS from the exons ATGAGCGATGAAGAACGAGACGTGGACATCGAAAGTGAC GCAGACAAGCGAGCACACCACAATGCACTGGAACGGCGGCGTAGAGACCACATCAAGTACAGCTTCAGCAGTCTACGGGATGCTGTACCATCCTTGCAGGGCGAGAAG GCCTCCCGCGCCCAGATCCTCAAGAAGGCGGCCGACTACATCCAGACCATGCGCCGGAAGAACACTGCACACCTGCAGGACATTGAAGACCTCAAGCAACAGAACAAGCTTCTTGAAGAGCAGA TCCGATCGTTGGAGAAGACCAAGATGTCAGGTGGCAGCTACTCATCTGGGTCGGTCCTAGACACAATGAACATGAAGGGAGACTCCATCTCCGCGTTCGACGGAGGCTCCGGCTCCGAAAGCTCGGAAGACACCGACAATTCCTCCCGTAGCAGCCGTAAGAAGCTCAAATCCAGCCCTGGGTCCACACCCCTACATTCATAG
- the LOC135397036 gene encoding protein max-like isoform X4, with protein MSDEERDVDIESDADKRAHHNALERRRRDHIKYSFSSLRDAVPSLQGEKYSAGGRSVKRVDGSARAQASRAQILKKAADYIQTMRRKNTAHLQDIEDLKQQNKLLEEQIRSLEKTKMSGGSYSSGSVLDTMNMKGDSISAFDGGSGSESSEDTDNSSRSSRKKLKSSPGSTPLHS; from the exons ATGAGCGATGAAGAACGAGACGTGGACATCGAAAGTGAC GCAGACAAGCGAGCACACCACAATGCACTGGAACGGCGGCGTAGAGACCACATCAAGTACAGCTTCAGCAGTCTACGGGATGCTGTACCATCCTTGCAGGGCGAGAAG TACTCTGCTGGGGGCCGCAGTGTGAAGAGGGTTGATGGATCAGCACGTGCGCAGGCCTCCCGCGCCCAGATCCTCAAGAAGGCGGCCGACTACATCCAGACCATGCGCCGGAAGAACACTGCACACCTGCAGGACATTGAAGACCTCAAGCAACAGAACAAGCTTCTTGAAGAGCAGA TCCGATCGTTGGAGAAGACCAAGATGTCAGGTGGCAGCTACTCATCTGGGTCGGTCCTAGACACAATGAACATGAAGGGAGACTCCATCTCCGCGTTCGACGGAGGCTCCGGCTCCGAAAGCTCGGAAGACACCGACAATTCCTCCCGTAGCAGCCGTAAGAAGCTCAAATCCAGCCCTGGGTCCACACCCCTACATTCATAG
- the LOC135397036 gene encoding protein max-like isoform X2 has translation MSDEERDVDIESDEEELGLTSGDIWTSLNKHGGIPYLNQADKRAHHNALERRRRDHIKYSFSSLRDAVPSLQGEKASRAQILKKAADYIQTMRRKNTAHLQDIEDLKQQNKLLEEQIRSLEKTKMSGGSYSSGSVLDTMNMKGDSISAFDGGSGSESSEDTDNSSRSSRKKLKSSPGSTPLHS, from the exons ATGAGCGATGAAGAACGAGACGTGGACATCGAAAGTGAC GAGGAAGAGCTAGGCCTAACTTCGGGCGATATATGGACAAGCCTAAATAAGCACGGAGGTATTCCATACCTGAACCAG GCAGACAAGCGAGCACACCACAATGCACTGGAACGGCGGCGTAGAGACCACATCAAGTACAGCTTCAGCAGTCTACGGGATGCTGTACCATCCTTGCAGGGCGAGAAG GCCTCCCGCGCCCAGATCCTCAAGAAGGCGGCCGACTACATCCAGACCATGCGCCGGAAGAACACTGCACACCTGCAGGACATTGAAGACCTCAAGCAACAGAACAAGCTTCTTGAAGAGCAGA TCCGATCGTTGGAGAAGACCAAGATGTCAGGTGGCAGCTACTCATCTGGGTCGGTCCTAGACACAATGAACATGAAGGGAGACTCCATCTCCGCGTTCGACGGAGGCTCCGGCTCCGAAAGCTCGGAAGACACCGACAATTCCTCCCGTAGCAGCCGTAAGAAGCTCAAATCCAGCCCTGGGTCCACACCCCTACATTCATAG
- the LOC135397036 gene encoding protein max-like isoform X1, translated as MSDEERDVDIESDEEELGLTSGDIWTSLNKHGGIPYLNQADKRAHHNALERRRRDHIKYSFSSLRDAVPSLQGEKYSAGGRSVKRVDGSARAQASRAQILKKAADYIQTMRRKNTAHLQDIEDLKQQNKLLEEQIRSLEKTKMSGGSYSSGSVLDTMNMKGDSISAFDGGSGSESSEDTDNSSRSSRKKLKSSPGSTPLHS; from the exons ATGAGCGATGAAGAACGAGACGTGGACATCGAAAGTGAC GAGGAAGAGCTAGGCCTAACTTCGGGCGATATATGGACAAGCCTAAATAAGCACGGAGGTATTCCATACCTGAACCAG GCAGACAAGCGAGCACACCACAATGCACTGGAACGGCGGCGTAGAGACCACATCAAGTACAGCTTCAGCAGTCTACGGGATGCTGTACCATCCTTGCAGGGCGAGAAG TACTCTGCTGGGGGCCGCAGTGTGAAGAGGGTTGATGGATCAGCACGTGCGCAGGCCTCCCGCGCCCAGATCCTCAAGAAGGCGGCCGACTACATCCAGACCATGCGCCGGAAGAACACTGCACACCTGCAGGACATTGAAGACCTCAAGCAACAGAACAAGCTTCTTGAAGAGCAGA TCCGATCGTTGGAGAAGACCAAGATGTCAGGTGGCAGCTACTCATCTGGGTCGGTCCTAGACACAATGAACATGAAGGGAGACTCCATCTCCGCGTTCGACGGAGGCTCCGGCTCCGAAAGCTCGGAAGACACCGACAATTCCTCCCGTAGCAGCCGTAAGAAGCTCAAATCCAGCCCTGGGTCCACACCCCTACATTCATAG